The following proteins are encoded in a genomic region of Aquila chrysaetos chrysaetos chromosome W unlocalized genomic scaffold, bAquChr1.4 W_unloc_8, whole genome shotgun sequence:
- the LOC115338022 gene encoding olfactory receptor 14A16-like, with amino-acid sequence MSNGSSITQFLLLAFADTWELQLLHFWLFLGIYLAALLANGLIITAIACDHHLHTPMYFFLLNLAFLDLGSISTTVPKAMANSLWDKRVISCAGCVAQVFLLVFVISADCFLLTVMAYDRYAAICKPLHYGTLLGSRACVHMAAAAWGCGFLYAVLHTANTFSLSFCQGNSVDQFFCEIPQILKLSCSDAYLREVGVLAVSVCFTFGCFVFIVLSYGQIFRAVLRIPSEQGRHKAFSTCLPHLAVVSLFVSTGTIPGMIAYLKPPSISSPSLDLVVAVLYSLVPPVVSPLISSMRNRELKNALRKVISWTFFNTSKLPVFFHK; translated from the exons atgtccaaTGGTAGCTCCATCACCCAGTTCCTTCTCCTGGCATTTGCTGACAcatgggagctgcagctcttgcacttctggctcttcctgggcatctacctggctgccctcctggccaatGGCCTCATCATCACCGCCATAGCCTGTGACCACCACCTCCACACacccatgtacttcttcctcctcaacctcGCCTTCCTTGACTtgggctccatctccaccactgtccccaaagccaTGGCCAATTCCCTGTGGGACAAGAGGGTCATCTCCTGTGCAGGATGTGTTGCACAGGTCTTTCTGTTAGTCTTTGTGATCTCAGCAgattgttttcttctcactgtcatGGCCTATGACCGCTACGCTGCCATTtgcaaacccctgcactacgggaccctcctgggcagcagagcttgtgtccacatggcagcagctgcctggggctgtgggTTCCTctatgctgtgctgcacactgccAATACCTTTTCACTATCCTTCTGCCAAGGCAATTCTgtggaccagttcttctgtgaaatcccccagatcctcaagctctcctgctcagatgCCTACCTCAGGGAAGTTGGGGTACTTGCAGTTAGTGTCTGTTTTAcatttggttgttttgttttcattgtgctgtcctatgggcagatcttcagggctgtgctgaggatcCCCTCCGAGCAGGGAcggcacaaagccttttccacgtGCCTCCCTCACCTCGCTGTGGTCTCCTTGTTTGTAAGCACTGGCACGAT CCCTGGCATGATTGCCTATCTGAagcccccctccatctcctccccatccctggatcTGGTGGTGGCAGTGCTGTACTCGCTGGTGCCTCCAGTTGTGAGCCCTCTCATCTCTAGCATGAGGAACAGGGAGCTCAAAAATGCCCTGAGGAAAGTGATTTCATGGACATTTTTCAATACCAGTAAACTTCCAGTCTTTTTCCACAAGTGA